Proteins co-encoded in one Armatimonadota bacterium genomic window:
- a CDS encoding ABC transporter permease subunit — MTGRFSAWRAVWLLLGGCYFLVPLVATAEFSLRAGGGRYDLSAYAFVLRDPRFLESFRLSLVLALETIAVALVLLLPTVYWVHLRLARLRPLVEFVSVLPFVVPPIVLVVGLLNLYRGAPELLVGSPHFLVTGYVILALPYVYRALDAGLRAIDVHTLTEAAQSLGAGWLTTMARVILPNLQGAVLSGAFLTLAIVMGEFTLANVMLFSTFSVYINYIGETQATPAAALTLASFAVTWVAMAGILVVGRQLGGRQAQIGGAR, encoded by the coding sequence GTGACCGGACGCTTCTCGGCCTGGCGCGCCGTCTGGTTGCTGCTGGGCGGCTGCTACTTCCTGGTCCCGCTGGTGGCCACCGCGGAGTTCAGCCTGCGCGCCGGCGGAGGGCGCTACGACCTGTCGGCCTACGCCTTCGTGCTGCGCGATCCCCGCTTCCTCGAGAGCTTCCGGCTGTCACTGGTGCTGGCCCTGGAGACCATCGCGGTGGCCCTGGTCCTGCTGCTGCCCACGGTGTACTGGGTCCACCTGCGGCTGGCGCGCCTGCGCCCCCTGGTGGAGTTCGTCTCGGTGCTGCCGTTCGTCGTGCCGCCCATCGTCCTGGTGGTGGGCCTGCTCAACCTCTATCGGGGGGCGCCCGAACTGCTGGTCGGCTCGCCGCACTTCCTGGTCACCGGCTACGTGATCCTGGCCCTGCCCTACGTCTACCGGGCCCTCGATGCCGGGCTGCGCGCCATCGACGTGCACACGCTCACCGAGGCTGCCCAGAGCCTCGGGGCCGGATGGCTGACGACCATGGCGCGAGTGATCCTGCCCAACCTCCAGGGGGCGGTGCTGAGCGGGGCCTTCCTGACCCTGGCCATCGTGATGGGCGAGTTCACCCTGGCCAACGTCATGCTCTTCTCGACGTTCTCCGTGTACATCAACTACATCGGGGAGACGCAGGCGACGCCGGCGGCGGCGCTGACGCTGGCGAGCTTCGCCGTCACCTGGGTGGCGATGGCGGGCATCCTGGTGGTTGGCCGGCAGCTGGGCGGCCGGCAGGCGCAGATCGGCGGC
- a CDS encoding ABC transporter substrate-binding protein has product MPREDDPLWAGEAARLSRRKFLQVGMGAAGALTVGPLLADAAQRLAAAGAMQPPSAASQMSMADLVAAAKKEGTLNVIALPPDWANYGEIMATFTKKYGIKINSASPNASSAEELQAIKALKGQKRCPDVLDLGPSFAIQGKQEKLFAAYKHSQWATVPDSMKDPEGYWVGDYFGVMAFGVNRDVVKTVPQRWADLKKPEYKGKVALNGDPRRAGAAFAGVWSAALANGGSLDDITPGVEFFAELKKLGNFIPVDATPATVQSGQTPITVDWDYLQIGYSKQFAGKIKWEVALPQDGIFGNYYCQAITAWAPNPFAARLWQEFLYSDEGQILFLKGFAHPARFDDLVRRNVIPKDLMAQLPPPEPYAKVKFPTVEQTKKAQKVVADLWGPKVAGK; this is encoded by the coding sequence ATGCCACGCGAGGACGATCCGCTGTGGGCCGGGGAGGCTGCGCGCCTGTCGCGCAGGAAGTTCTTGCAGGTCGGGATGGGTGCCGCCGGTGCCCTGACGGTGGGCCCGCTGCTGGCGGATGCGGCACAGCGGCTGGCCGCCGCGGGCGCCATGCAGCCGCCGTCTGCGGCCAGCCAGATGAGCATGGCCGACCTGGTGGCCGCTGCCAAGAAGGAAGGGACGCTGAACGTCATCGCCCTTCCCCCCGACTGGGCCAACTACGGCGAGATCATGGCGACGTTCACCAAGAAGTACGGCATCAAGATCAACAGCGCCTCGCCCAACGCTTCCTCCGCTGAAGAGCTGCAGGCCATCAAGGCCCTCAAGGGCCAGAAGCGCTGTCCCGACGTGCTCGACCTGGGGCCGTCGTTCGCCATCCAGGGCAAGCAAGAGAAGCTGTTCGCGGCCTACAAGCACTCGCAGTGGGCGACGGTGCCCGACAGCATGAAGGACCCCGAGGGCTACTGGGTCGGCGACTACTTCGGCGTCATGGCGTTTGGTGTCAACCGCGACGTCGTCAAGACCGTCCCCCAGCGCTGGGCCGACCTCAAGAAGCCCGAGTACAAGGGCAAGGTGGCGCTCAACGGCGACCCGCGCCGCGCCGGCGCGGCGTTTGCGGGCGTGTGGTCGGCGGCGCTGGCCAACGGCGGGTCGCTGGACGACATCACCCCGGGCGTGGAGTTCTTCGCCGAGCTGAAGAAGCTGGGCAACTTCATCCCGGTGGACGCCACGCCGGCGACGGTGCAGAGCGGCCAGACGCCCATCACGGTGGACTGGGACTACCTGCAGATCGGGTACAGCAAGCAGTTCGCCGGGAAGATCAAGTGGGAGGTGGCGCTGCCCCAGGACGGCATCTTCGGCAACTACTACTGTCAGGCGATCACGGCCTGGGCGCCCAATCCCTTCGCCGCCCGGCTGTGGCAGGAGTTCCTGTACTCGGACGAGGGGCAGATCCTGTTCCTGAAGGGGTTCGCACACCCGGCGCGCTTCGACGACCTCGTGAGGCGCAACGTGATCCCCAAGGACCTGATGGCGCAGCTCCCGCCGCCCGAGCCGTACGCCAAGGTGAAGTTCCCCACGGTGGAGCAGACGAAGAAGGCCCAGAAGGTGGTGGCGGACCTGTGGGGTCCGAAGGTGGCGGGGAAGTAG